ACCATCGTGCTGGTCGGCGCCCGGGTCGAGCTGCCGGAAGAACTCGAAGCGCTGGCCCTGCGCGTGCCGCTGTCACTGCCCGACCTCAAGGAACTGGCCGGTATCCTGCGCGGCGAGGCGGTGGCCTGGCAGCGCGAGCAAGGCCGCAACGTCACGGTCGACAACGATGCCGCGCGCACCATCGTGCGCAACCTGCTCGGCCTGTCCGCGCCCGACGCGCGGCGCATCGTGCGCAAGCTGATCTACAACGACGGCGCGCTGGGCCCGCAGGACCTGCCCGAGCTGATGCAGTCGAAGTTCGACCTGCTCAACCGCTCCGGCCTGCTGCACTACGAATACGCCACCGCCAGCTTCGCCGACATCGCCGGGGTCGGCCGCGTGCGCGAATGGGTGCAGCGGCGGCGCGCGGTGTTTCTCGCCGCCACGCCCGACCCCGCGCTCGACCCGCCCAAGGGCGTGCTGCTGCTCGGCGTGCAGGGTTGCGGCAAGAGCCTCGCGGCGAAGGCGATCGCCGGCGGCTTCGGCGTGCCGCTGGTGCGGCTGGACTTCGGCACGCTGTACAACAAGTACCAGGGCGAGACCGAGAAGAACCTGCGCGAGGCGCTGGCCAGCACCGAGCTGCTGGCGCCGTGCGTGCTGTGGATCGACGAGATCGAGAAGGGCCTGGCCGGCGGCGGCGATGACGGCGGCGTGTCGCGCCGCGTGCTCGGCTACCTGCTGACCTGGATGGCCGAACGCAAGGCCAAGGTCTTCGTCGTCGCCACCGCGAACGCGGTGCACGAACTGCCTGCCGAGCTGCTGCGCAAGGGCCGCTTCGACGAGATCTTCTTCGTCGACCTGCCGCGCGAAGCCGTGCGCGGCGAGATCTTCGCCATGCACCTGGCGCGCCGCAAGCTCGACCCCGCCGGCTTCGACCTGCCCGCCCTCGCCGCCGCCAGCGACGGCTTCTCCGGCGCCGAGATCGAACAGACCATCGTCAGCGCGCTGTACGACGCCGCCGGCAACGGCACGCCGCCGGACCAGCCGACCCTGCTCCATGCGTTGAAGCAGACCCGCCCGCTGTCGGTGCTGATGCGCGAGCAGGTGGAAGCGCTGCGCGCGTGGGCGCAGGGGCGGTGCGTGGCAGCGGATTGAACGACCCTTGGCGACCTGAAGCCGGCTCTCTTTCGGCGTAGTCTGGGACGCTCATCATCAGGAGGGTCGAACCATGTTCCGCCACACCTGCAAGCTGCTCATCCTGCTCATCGGCACCGCCTGGCTCCCCGCCGTCGCCGGTGCTGCTTCCGCCACCTCGCCGGACAGCACCACGGCGGCACTGCAGCAAGCGGTGAACGGCCACTGGCGTTCCGACGCGAACCGGGCCCGCGACAGATATCGGCATCCGATCGAGACCCTGCAGTTCTTCGGCATCAAGCCGAACATGACGGTGATCGAGCTGGCACCCGGCGGCGGCTGGTACACCGAGATCCTCGCGCCCTTCCTCCACGCGCGCGGCCACTTGATCGAAGCGGTGCCACCATCAGCCACGAAGTTCGCCGCCAAGCTCAAGGCCGATCCGGCGGTGTACGGACACATCGCAAAAGTCATCCCCTTCGCCCCACCGGACCAGGTGAACCTGGGCGCTGACAACTCCGCCGACATGGTGCTCACCTTCCGCAACACGCATGACTGGCTCAACCACAGTCCGACCACGCTCGATGCAGTGTTCAAAGCCGCGTTCAACGTGCTCAAGCCCGGCGGCGTATTCGGCGTCACCGAACATCGCGCCAAACCGTTCGCCGATGGCGTGGAAAGCGCCGGGGCACTGCACCGCCTTCCCGAGGATTACCTGATCGCGCTGGCCCTCAAGACCGGCTTCCGCGTGGCCGGCGTGTCGCAGATCAACGCCAATCCGACAGACCCGGAAGACATCAACGTGCATCGCCTGCCACCGGATCTGTCCGGACCTGACAGCGAGCAGGCGAAGATGAAGGCGATCGGCGAGTCGGATCGGATGACGTTGAGGTTTGTGAAGCCGTGAGGAGCTGGCTCTCGGCCTCTCCCCATGCTTACATGCCACCATGCATAAATTGCCGCCTTTCCACCTTGCCTTCCCGGTAACCTCGCTCGCCGATGCACGCGCGTTCTACGGCGAACTGC
This window of the Rhodanobacter soli genome carries:
- a CDS encoding AAA family ATPase translates to MSELEDLTTLVRAATPLLVIETVDEQRVIECFRHVIAQALHPLWRWTLTDGLGRLDFAQTGAEVAPDATATLDAIRAQDERGIYLMFDFHSLLRYAMSLRQLREIVQRQRSAAHTIVLVGARVELPEELEALALRVPLSLPDLKELAGILRGEAVAWQREQGRNVTVDNDAARTIVRNLLGLSAPDARRIVRKLIYNDGALGPQDLPELMQSKFDLLNRSGLLHYEYATASFADIAGVGRVREWVQRRRAVFLAATPDPALDPPKGVLLLGVQGCGKSLAAKAIAGGFGVPLVRLDFGTLYNKYQGETEKNLREALASTELLAPCVLWIDEIEKGLAGGGDDGGVSRRVLGYLLTWMAERKAKVFVVATANAVHELPAELLRKGRFDEIFFVDLPREAVRGEIFAMHLARRKLDPAGFDLPALAAASDGFSGAEIEQTIVSALYDAAGNGTPPDQPTLLHALKQTRPLSVLMREQVEALRAWAQGRCVAAD
- a CDS encoding class I SAM-dependent methyltransferase; protein product: MFRHTCKLLILLIGTAWLPAVAGAASATSPDSTTAALQQAVNGHWRSDANRARDRYRHPIETLQFFGIKPNMTVIELAPGGGWYTEILAPFLHARGHLIEAVPPSATKFAAKLKADPAVYGHIAKVIPFAPPDQVNLGADNSADMVLTFRNTHDWLNHSPTTLDAVFKAAFNVLKPGGVFGVTEHRAKPFADGVESAGALHRLPEDYLIALALKTGFRVAGVSQINANPTDPEDINVHRLPPDLSGPDSEQAKMKAIGESDRMTLRFVKP